Proteins encoded by one window of Arachis hypogaea cultivar Tifrunner chromosome 1, arahy.Tifrunner.gnm2.J5K5, whole genome shotgun sequence:
- the LOC140183157 gene encoding uncharacterized protein — MSSKDFFKARTILAPTLDIVEEVNNHLMAIIPGGEKLYLSSDSICMDEGNMESQLDLYGPELLNSINCSGLPPHKLILKVGVLVMLLRNIDQSSGLCNGTRLQVRKLGNHVIECEVLTGNNVGHIALIPKMNMVPTNETVPVRFQRRQFSITVSFSMTINKSQGQTLSHVGLYCPNQFLHMANYIWHF; from the coding sequence ATGTCCTCAAAGGATTTTTTCAAAGCAAGAACTATACTGGCTCCTACACTAGACATCGTTGAAGAGGTCAACAACCATCTGATGGCTATCATTCCTGGAGGGGAAAAATTATATCTTAGTTCGGATTCCATTTGTATGGATGAAGGGAATATGGAGAGTCAACTAGATCTCTATGGTCCTGAATTACTGAATAGCATAAATTGCTCTGGTTTGCCTccacataaattaatactcaaggtTGGTGTTCTAGTGATGTTACTGAGGAATATTGACCAATCTAGTGGTCTTTGTAATGGTACAAGGCTACAAGTTAGGAAGCTTGGAAATCATGTCATAGAATGTGAAGTCTTAACGGGTAACAATGTTGGTCATATTGCTTTGATTCCAAAAATGAATATGGTACCAACAAATGAAACCGTCCCAGTTAGATTCCAACGAAGACAATTTTCCATAACAGTATCGTTTTCCATGACAATTAATAAGTCTCAGGGACAAACTTTATCTCATGTTGGATTGTACTGCCCAAACCAGTTTTTACACATGGCTAACTATATATGGCACTTTtaa
- the LOC140183132 gene encoding uncharacterized protein — translation MIKAIYSDYIADMANESHLKGRAILAPTIHVVDEVNDYMTTMNNNQCKTYVSSNKSLSEGGNNKIEGTHTPEFLATLRCSGLPNHELKLKVGCPVMLIKNIDHSSRLCNGTRLIITRLGDKVIEAKLLNSNHCLDKVFISRMTLTPSDVRIPFRF, via the coding sequence ATGATTAAAGCAATCTATTCTGATTACATTGCTGACATGGCTAATGAAAGCCACTTGAAAGGTCGAGCTATTTTAGCTCCTACAATTCATGTTGTAGATGAGGTAAATGATTACATGACTacaatgaacaacaatcaatGCAAGACCTATGTTAGTTCCAATAAGTCTCTGTCTGAAGGAGGTAACAATAAAATTGAAGGCACCCACACACCAGAATTTTTAGCAACACTTAGGTGCTCAGGGCTTCCAAATCATGAATTAAAGCTAAAGGTCGGTTGTCCTGTTATGCTTATCAAAAACATTGATCACTCATCAAGGCTTTGCAACGGTACCAGATTGATAATTACAAGACTTGGAGATAAAGTTATCGAGGCAAAGTTGTTGAATTCTAACCACTGTCTCGATAAGGTCTTCATTTCTAGAATGACACTCACACCATCAGATGTAAGGATACCATTTAGATTTTAA
- the LOC140183184 gene encoding uncharacterized protein, translating into MAANMSYPYAQSLTYAEFSTKFVWKDNSSKWFPRKKGFAIERFTHVPAELTISNDEIKQLCLIDIDKILHSYGKTLKDYPPMPLATEVDSSLLIERGIREEINFNKDDSKKNVSDMLAIATPKQRYAFDKIIIAVYCDKWGFFFVYGHGGIGKTFLWNLMSAEIRSRGDIVLNVASSGIASLLLPNGRMAHSGFKIPLNITEDSVCNIKPGSPQAMLLLKAKLIIWDEAPMVSKYCYEALDKCLGDIMRCSPIYSKDLPFGRKVVVLGGDFRQILSVIPRGSRQDIIHSTVNSSYLWKFCQVLKLTKNMRLSVGTTASDQDETEQFGEWLLKVGDGLIGDNMDGESEICLPGDIVIPSSD; encoded by the exons ATGGCGGCAAACATGTCATATCCCTATGCTCAAAGTCTGACTTATGCTGAGTTTTCAACCAAGTTTGTTTGGAAGGACAATTCTTCAAAGTGGTTTCCTCGAAAGAAAGGCTTCGCAATTGAAAGGTTTACTCATGTACCTGCAG AGTTAACAATATCAAATGATGAGATTAAGCAGTTGTGCTTAATAGATATAGACAAGATCTTACATTCCTATGGTAAAACCTTGAAAGACTATCCTCCTATGCCTTTAGCAACTGAAGTTGATAGTTCTTTGTTAATTGAAAGAGGTATTAGGGAAGAGATAAACTTTAATAAGGATGATTCAAAGAAAAATGTCTCAGACATGTTAGCCATTGCAACACCTAAGCAGAGATATGCATTCGATAAAATTATTATAGCTGTGTATTGTGATAAATGGGGCTTTTTCTTTGTGTATGGTCATGGGGGTATTGGAAAAACATTTCTCTGGAACCTTATGTCTGCTGAGATTCGCTCGAGGGGTGATATAGTATTAAACGTTGCTTCGAGTGGTATTGCATCTTTACTTCTTCCCAATGGAAGAATGGCACACTCAGGGTTCAAAATACCGCTGAATATAACTGAGGATTCTGTATGTAACATCAAACCTGGTTCTCCTCAAGCAATGTTGCTGTTGAAAGCCAAACTTATAATTTGGGATGAGGCTCCAATGGTTAGTAAGTACTGCTATGAAGCGCTTGATAAATGCTTGGGTGATATCATGAGGTGTTCTCCAATATATAGCAAAGATTTGCCCTTTGGAAGAAAAGTGGTTGTTCTAGGTGGAGACTTTAGACAAATTCTTTCTGTCATTCCACGAGGATCGAGACAAGATATCATTCATTCAACCGTGAATTCGTCTTACCTTTGGAAGTTTTGTCAGGtgctcaaactaacaaaaaatatgagACTTTCTGTAGGGACGACTGCTTCAGATCAAGATGAGACAGAGCAATTTGGTGAGTGGTTATTGAAAGTTGGTGATGGTCTAATAGGTGACAATATGGATGGTGAATCTGAGATATGTCTTCCAggagatattgttattccttctTCGGACTAG